Below is a genomic region from Paenibacillus rhizovicinus.
GAACGTGCGGCAGAAGTGACGAAATTCAATTCCAATTTGCATAAATTGCTGAACGATATGGCAGAAACGATGTACGACGCGGAAGGCGTCGGCTTGGCCGCGCCTCAGGTCGGTATCTCCAAGCGCGTCATCGTCGTGGATGTAGGGGACGACACCGGATTGATCGAAATGGTAAATCCCGAAATCGTGGAGTCGTCGGGCGAGCAGCTCGGTCCGGAAGGCTGCCTCAGCATCGCGAAGCTGAACGGCGACGTTCGCCGCGCGCTGCACGTTAAAGTAAAGGGCTTTGACCGCAACGGCGCGCCAATCGAGATTGAAGCAAGCGAATTCATGGCCCGCGCGTTC
It encodes:
- the def gene encoding peptide deformylase, with the translated sequence MAIRLIVQDPDPVLRERAAEVTKFNSNLHKLLNDMAETMYDAEGVGLAAPQVGISKRVIVVDVGDDTGLIEMVNPEIVESSGEQLGPEGCLSIAKLNGDVRRALHVKVKGFDRNGAPIEIEASEFMARAFQHEVDHLNGVLFTDIAESIYDVSKRPRTDGE